AGCGATCGACGTCGCGCAGGCAGGCGGAGCCGCCGTTGGTCTTGGTCACCTTCGGTGCCGGACAGCCGAAATTGATGTCGACGATGTCGGCACCGCATTCGCGCACGACCTTCGCCGCCGCGGCCATCGTCGCCGGATCGTCGCCCCAGAGTTGCGTGGAGACCGGCTTCTCGAGGCCGTGCTGATCGATCATCTCCATCGTGCGCCTGCTGCCGTACTTGAGCGCGTTCGAAGAAACGAACTCGGTGACGGTGAGTCCGAGGCCGAAGGGCTTATAGAGCGCGCGCATCGTCCGGTTGGTGACGCCGGACATGGGCGCGAGAACGAGCGGCGGCCAGATCTGATGGCTGCCGATCCGCAGCGGAGAGACGGTAGGGGGCATCGCGCCCCCTACTATACCATGTCCCTCTATTCGTACAAATTACAGCTGGTGCCGGCCGCGTTGCAGACGACGACGTAGCCGGTGTGCTCCCAATTGCTATCGGTGTCGTCTTCGGTCCAGTCGATGCCCTGGCTGCTGGAACTGTCGTAGTAATAGCGGCCCTGCACGTAGACGTAGTCGCCGGCGGCAACCCAGGGCCAGGTGGTGGGCGGCGGGTTGGGATCCTCACCCATCGCGTCAAGGTTCGAAACGATCTCGATGGTACCGGGGCTCGCGGCACCGGCTACCGAGACGTAGAAGTAGCCGTGATCGCCGCTACTCGTCTTCTTCGCAGCCAGCACTTGCGTCACTTGGCCGCAGACGTCGACGAGTTGATCCGACGAGATCTCCCCGCTCGCGAACTCCGACTGGTCGGTGTCGAAGCCGGCGTTGTTGCACGCGTACGCCGGCGACGGGGTGGCGGTCGGTGCGCTCGTCGGCGTCGCCGTCGGAGATGCGGTTGGAGAGGGAGAGGCGCTCGCGCCGGAACCCGTCAGCGAGACGTCGTCGAGATATTCGTAAACATAATCCTTCGAATAGCCGTTGCCCTTGACACCGAAATAGAGCTGCACCGTCTGGCCCGCATAGGCGCTCAAGCTGAACGATTTTTCTTCCCACCCGTTCGTCGATTCGGCTTCCGAATACAGCTGCGTGAGCTTCGACCCGCTCGCGCTCAGGATGTCGGCTTCTTGATCGACGTATTCGATCGTATCCGTCGTTCCTTCGTACACCCAAAACGTCAACGTCCCGCCGGTGGGTACGGTCACTGTTTGACAGACCGCTGCGGTCCCATCGACTTCCGGCTTCGCGGTCGTGCCGATGAGCGTGCTATAGCTGCCGCTATGCGCTTTCGCGGTCGTCACCGAAACGTCGTTCACGGTGCCGCACGACGTCCATGGGGAGAGCGATCCGCTCTCGAAACCGGGATTGCTCACGGCGTTGCTCGGCGCCGTCGTCGCAGAAGGCTGCGCGAGCGATCCGATCACATACTGTGCAGAGTTTGTGCCGGCGGCCGGTGCAACACCATTACCTCCACCACCACAGGCGGAAACGGCAAGCGCAACGAGCGCACCCGCCGCAGAAAAACGCTTGTGCAAGACTTCCTCCAATAAAGCAGACTCAGGAAAACGTTCTTTAGTCTACCGTCCCGAAGTTAAGTCAGCATAAACGTTAGCTAAGTGAAATTC
The Candidatus Baltobacteraceae bacterium genome window above contains:
- a CDS encoding carbohydrate binding domain-containing protein, coding for MHKRFSAAGALVALAVSACGGGGNGVAPAAGTNSAQYVIGSLAQPSATTAPSNAVSNPGFESGSLSPWTSCGTVNDVSVTTAKAHSGSYSTLIGTTAKPEVDGTAAVCQTVTVPTGGTLTFWVYEGTTDTIEYVDQEADILSASGSKLTQLYSEAESTNGWEEKSFSLSAYAGQTVQLYFGVKGNGYSKDYVYEYLDDVSLTGSGASASPSPTASPTATPTSAPTATPSPAYACNNAGFDTDQSEFASGEISSDQLVDVCGQVTQVLAAKKTSSGDHGYFYVSVAGAASPGTIEIVSNLDAMGEDPNPPPTTWPWVAAGDYVYVQGRYYYDSSSSQGIDWTEDDTDSNWEHTGYVVVCNAAGTSCNLYE